The following are encoded in a window of Castanea sativa cultivar Marrone di Chiusa Pesio chromosome 9, ASM4071231v1 genomic DNA:
- the LOC142609130 gene encoding uncharacterized protein LOC142609130 produces the protein MALWSIELSEFDIQYHPRTAIKGQVDVDFIAKLTSEEGEEAENPQWSVFTDGSSNKKAGGAGIVLKSPEGNEIKCMIRLDFPTTNNEAEYKALIAGLDLAKAVEAANVVIHCNSQVVTSQVNGEYECKGEKIKKYWEQVKRRVDELQAKIIQIPRGENEQADRLAKTASAESMITLDKVLSFIQPAPLIDVVNIQEIGSENNWTTP, from the coding sequence ATGGCTTTGTGGTCAATAGAGCTGAGTGAATTTGACATACAATATCACCCCCGCAccgccatcaagggacaagtGGATGTCGACTTCATTGCGAAGCTCACCAGCGAGGAAGGCGAGGAGGCAGAAAATCCCCAATGGAGTGTTTTTACAGATGGGTCgtccaacaagaaggctggtGGAGCAGGGATTGTACTTAAATCTCCAGAGGGCAATGAGATCAAATGTATGATTCGTCTCGATTTCCCTACAactaataatgaagctgagtacAAAGCCCTGATAGCAGGTTTAGATCTCGCCAAGGCTGTAGAGGCCGCGAACGTGGTTATTCACTGCAactcccaagtcgtcacaaGCCAAGTGAACGGCGAATATGAGTGCAAAGGCGAAAAGATAAAGAAGTATTGGGAGCAAGTGAAGAGGAGGGTAGATGAGCTACAAGCCAAGATAATCCAAATcccaagaggagaaaacgagCAGGCCGACCGTCTTGCCAAAACCGCGTCTGCAGAGTCTATGATCACCCTCGACAAGGTACTCTCTTTTATTCAGCCTGCACCACTAATAGACGTTGTCAATATACAGGAGATCggttccgaaaacaattggaccacccCTTGA
- the LOC142610057 gene encoding 70 kDa peptidyl-prolyl isomerase-like isoform X2 has product MALSLPISSLKSDIKTKNSGCPESEIGSQGLRKQILKKGNSWQTPFPGDEVEVHFSGRVEGGACLDSNIDKGTPFRFKLGQSEVIKGLDEGVATMKKGERAIFIIPPNLAYGELGFRPLIPPNSTLIFDVEMLSWTSIRDITGDGGILKKTTKEGEGWATPREADEVLVKYEARLENAALVSKSDEGVEFNVSDGYLCPAISKAVKTMRRGEKAELAVKFSYGIRQNENGATDTDDIPPDSNLTIKLELVSWKSVIDVTGDKKVLKRITKVGEGFDRPNEGSVVKVIYYGKLKDGTVFERKGSNEEPFEFTTLEEQINEGLDRAIMTMKKGEQALVTVTKGYLHSNDISGMENEDLFYEVELIDFIKEKPFWKMDTKEKIEACERKKNDGNVLFKAGKFWRASRKYEKAATYVEFDHSFTDDEKSIAKALWFSSNLNSAACKLKLGDYLEASTLCTKVLKNDPCNVKALYRRSQAYLKISELDKAEDDIRRALTSDPNNRDVKLVYKELKDKQREYARYQTEIFSTMLSRMG; this is encoded by the exons ATGGCACTCTCTCTTCCCATTTCCAGTTTGAAAAGTGacattaaaaccaaaaattcaGGATGCCCAGAAAGTGAAATCGGAAGTCAAGGCCTGAGAAAGCAGATTCTCAAGAAAGGCAATTCATGGCAGACTCCATTTCCAGGGGACGAAGTGGAAG TTCATTTTAGCGGACGCGTCGAGGGCGGGGCTTGTCTCGATTCGAATATAGATAAAGGAACTCCATTTCGGTTCAAACTAGGCCAAA GTGAAGTCATAAAAGGATTGGATGAAGGGGTTGCCACTATGAAGAAGGGTGAGAGAGCAATATTCATAATACCACCAAACTTGGCCTATGGGGAACTCGGCTTTCGACCCCTGATTCCTCCCAATTCAACTCTCATTTTTGATGTTGAAATGCTCTCTTGGACCTCCATCAGGGACATAACTGGTGATGGAGGAATACTAAAGAAGACAACCAAGGAGGGTGAGGGATGGGCAACTCCAAGAGAAGCTGATGAAGTGTTAG TGAAGTATGAGGCACGACTTGAGAATGCAGCACTTGTCTCTAAGTCTGATGAAGGTGTGGAGTTTAATGTAAGTGATG GGTATCTTTGCCCTGCCATAAGCAAAGCAGTGAAGACAATGAGAAGGGGTGAGAAAGCAGAGCTAGCTGTGAAGTTTTCAT ATGGTATTAGACAAAATGAAAATGGAGCTACAGACACTGATGATATTCCTCCTGATTCTAATTTAACCATCAAACTTGAACTTGTGTCCTGGAAAAGTGTCATTGATGTCACCGGAGATAAGAAGGTCCTTAAAAGGATCACAAAAGTTGGTGAAGGCTTCGACCGTCCAAATGAAGGATCCGTGGTGAAAG TGATATACTATGGTAAACTGAAAGATGGAACAGTTTTTGAGAGGAAGGGGTCAAACGAAGAACCTTTTGAGTTTACTACCCTAGAAG AACAGATAAATGAGGGTTTAGACAGAGCAATCATGACTATGAAAAAAGGAGAACAAGCCCTAGTCACTGTCACCAAAGGATATTTGCATAGCAATGACATTTCAGGGATGGAAAATGAAGACCTTTTTTATGAAGTCGAATTGATTGACTTCATTAAG GAGAAACCATTTTGGAAGATGGACACTAAAGAGAAAATAGAAGCATGTGAGAGGAAGAAAAATGATGGAAATGTGCTGTTTAAGGCTGGGAAGTTTTGGCGTGCTTCCAGGAAATATGAGAAGG CTGCAACATATGTAGAGTTTGACCACTCTTTCACTGATGATGAGAAGTCCATAGCAAAGGCCCTATGGTTTTCAAGTAATTTGAACAGTGCAGCTTGTAAACTTAAATTGGGGGACTATCTTGAAGCTTCAACACTATGCACAAAG GTCCTAAAAAATGATCCATGCAATGTCAAAGCTCTATATAGACGATCCCAAGCATATCTAAAAATATCTGAGCTAGACAAAGCCGAGGATGATATTAGGAGAGCTCTAACTAGTGATCCAAATAATAG AGATGTGAAACTCGTGTACAAGGAGCTTAAAGATAAGCAAAGGGAATATGCTAGATATCAAACTGAGATTTTCAGCACAATGCTTTCAAGAATGGGATAG
- the LOC142610057 gene encoding 70 kDa peptidyl-prolyl isomerase-like isoform X1: MALSLPISSLKSDIKTKNSGCPESEIGSQGLRKQILKKGNSWQTPFPGDEVEVHFSGRVEGGACLDSNIDKGTPFRFKLGQISLFFSCFGRSMTIWIPGEVIKGLDEGVATMKKGERAIFIIPPNLAYGELGFRPLIPPNSTLIFDVEMLSWTSIRDITGDGGILKKTTKEGEGWATPREADEVLVKYEARLENAALVSKSDEGVEFNVSDGYLCPAISKAVKTMRRGEKAELAVKFSYGIRQNENGATDTDDIPPDSNLTIKLELVSWKSVIDVTGDKKVLKRITKVGEGFDRPNEGSVVKVIYYGKLKDGTVFERKGSNEEPFEFTTLEEQINEGLDRAIMTMKKGEQALVTVTKGYLHSNDISGMENEDLFYEVELIDFIKEKPFWKMDTKEKIEACERKKNDGNVLFKAGKFWRASRKYEKAATYVEFDHSFTDDEKSIAKALWFSSNLNSAACKLKLGDYLEASTLCTKVLKNDPCNVKALYRRSQAYLKISELDKAEDDIRRALTSDPNNRDVKLVYKELKDKQREYARYQTEIFSTMLSRMG; encoded by the exons ATGGCACTCTCTCTTCCCATTTCCAGTTTGAAAAGTGacattaaaaccaaaaattcaGGATGCCCAGAAAGTGAAATCGGAAGTCAAGGCCTGAGAAAGCAGATTCTCAAGAAAGGCAATTCATGGCAGACTCCATTTCCAGGGGACGAAGTGGAAG TTCATTTTAGCGGACGCGTCGAGGGCGGGGCTTGTCTCGATTCGAATATAGATAAAGGAACTCCATTTCGGTTCAAACTAGGCCAAA tttcccttttcttttcttgttttggtcGTTCCATGACAATTTGGATTCCAGGTGAAGTCATAAAAGGATTGGATGAAGGGGTTGCCACTATGAAGAAGGGTGAGAGAGCAATATTCATAATACCACCAAACTTGGCCTATGGGGAACTCGGCTTTCGACCCCTGATTCCTCCCAATTCAACTCTCATTTTTGATGTTGAAATGCTCTCTTGGACCTCCATCAGGGACATAACTGGTGATGGAGGAATACTAAAGAAGACAACCAAGGAGGGTGAGGGATGGGCAACTCCAAGAGAAGCTGATGAAGTGTTAG TGAAGTATGAGGCACGACTTGAGAATGCAGCACTTGTCTCTAAGTCTGATGAAGGTGTGGAGTTTAATGTAAGTGATG GGTATCTTTGCCCTGCCATAAGCAAAGCAGTGAAGACAATGAGAAGGGGTGAGAAAGCAGAGCTAGCTGTGAAGTTTTCAT ATGGTATTAGACAAAATGAAAATGGAGCTACAGACACTGATGATATTCCTCCTGATTCTAATTTAACCATCAAACTTGAACTTGTGTCCTGGAAAAGTGTCATTGATGTCACCGGAGATAAGAAGGTCCTTAAAAGGATCACAAAAGTTGGTGAAGGCTTCGACCGTCCAAATGAAGGATCCGTGGTGAAAG TGATATACTATGGTAAACTGAAAGATGGAACAGTTTTTGAGAGGAAGGGGTCAAACGAAGAACCTTTTGAGTTTACTACCCTAGAAG AACAGATAAATGAGGGTTTAGACAGAGCAATCATGACTATGAAAAAAGGAGAACAAGCCCTAGTCACTGTCACCAAAGGATATTTGCATAGCAATGACATTTCAGGGATGGAAAATGAAGACCTTTTTTATGAAGTCGAATTGATTGACTTCATTAAG GAGAAACCATTTTGGAAGATGGACACTAAAGAGAAAATAGAAGCATGTGAGAGGAAGAAAAATGATGGAAATGTGCTGTTTAAGGCTGGGAAGTTTTGGCGTGCTTCCAGGAAATATGAGAAGG CTGCAACATATGTAGAGTTTGACCACTCTTTCACTGATGATGAGAAGTCCATAGCAAAGGCCCTATGGTTTTCAAGTAATTTGAACAGTGCAGCTTGTAAACTTAAATTGGGGGACTATCTTGAAGCTTCAACACTATGCACAAAG GTCCTAAAAAATGATCCATGCAATGTCAAAGCTCTATATAGACGATCCCAAGCATATCTAAAAATATCTGAGCTAGACAAAGCCGAGGATGATATTAGGAGAGCTCTAACTAGTGATCCAAATAATAG AGATGTGAAACTCGTGTACAAGGAGCTTAAAGATAAGCAAAGGGAATATGCTAGATATCAAACTGAGATTTTCAGCACAATGCTTTCAAGAATGGGATAG